In Lotus japonicus ecotype B-129 chromosome 5, LjGifu_v1.2, one genomic interval encodes:
- the LOC130719423 gene encoding uncharacterized protein LOC130719423, which produces MAALARFLPMAGDKAASFFTCLKKNSKFQWTEECEQAFSKLKESLATLPVLSKPTPGVPLMLYLAVTDRAVSTVLLQEEGKKQKIIYFVSHTLQGAELRYQKIEKAALAILKTARRLRPYFQSLSIKVKTDVPLRQVLQKPDLSGRLVSWSVELSEYDIQYEPRGQVTIQSLIDFVAELTPTEGEKTQGEWIMSVDGSSNNTGSGAGITIESPDKMVIEQSLKFEFKVNGEYQVKDPQLSKYLEVVRRLMMEIGKIRIEHVPRSQNERADVLAKLASTGRLGNYQTVIQETLPRPSIDLVEVKLKSVKSVIEGEPSWMEPIKIFLENPSKDDDLNSRAKRREASFYTLVDGELYRRGIMSPMLKCVDTKDAPGIMAEVHEGVCSSHIGGRSLAVKCKSYQGIQYRE; this is translated from the exons ATGGCGGCTTtagcacgtttcttgccaatggcgggagaCAAAGCGGCTTCATTCTTCacttgtttaaaaaagaattccaagtttcaatggacagaggaatgcgagcAAGCTTTTTCCAAGTTGAAAGAATCATTAGCAACGTTGCCGGTGCTATCCAAACCCACGCCAGGCGTtcctttgatgctctacctggCAGTCACGGATAGGGCGGTCAGCACGGTGTTGCTTCAGGAAGAAGGAAAGAAGCAGaagattatatattttgtgagtcataccCTGCAAGGTGCTGAATTGcgataccagaaaattgagaaggcggcctTGGCAATTCTGAAGACAGCAAGGCGCCTTAGGCCATATTTTCAGAGTTTATCaatcaaagttaaaactgatgttccttTAAGACAGGTACTCCAAAAGCCCGACTTGTCTGGGCGGTTAGTCAGCTGGTCAGTCGAGTTGTCTGAGTATGATATACAGTATGAACCAAGGGGACAAGTTACAATCCAAAGCTTGATCGACTTTGttgcggaattaacacccacggaaggcgagaaaACCCAAGGCGAGTGGATCATGTCTGTTGATGGATCCTCAAACAACACCGGAAGTGGGGCTGGAATAACTATTGAAAGCCCAGATAAGATGGTCATTGAACAATctttgaaattcgagttcaag GTAAATGGCGAGTATCAAGTCAAGGACCCGCAACTTTCAAAGTACCTGGAAGTGGTGCGTAGATTAATGATGGAGATAGGGAAGATCAGAATAGAGCACGTTCCAAGAAGTCAAAACGAAAGGGCTGATGTGCTAGCAAAGTTGGCTAGCACGGGGCGGTTGGGCAATTAtcaaacagtcattcaggaaacTCTCCCTCGCCCCAGTATTGACTTGGTGGAAGTGAAGTTAAAGTCAGTGAAGTCAGTTATCGAAGGCGAGCCTTCGTGGATGGAGCCAATCAAGATTTTCCTGGAAAATCCTTCAAAGGACGACGATTTGAACTCGAGAGCAAAACGTAGGGAGGCCAGTTTTTATACACTGGTAGATGGCGAGTtatatcggcggggaattatgtctcctatgctcaagtGTGTTGACACTAAGGATGCCCCTGggataatggcggaagtccatgaaggAGTGTGCTCCAGTCATATCGGTGGGCGATCATTAGCAGTAAAG tgcaaatcgtatcaaggtatacaATACCGTgaataa
- the LOC130719424 gene encoding uncharacterized protein LOC130719424 produces MKTLFWNCHGLGNRRTVRALKELCKIQDPTCLFLMERKRKDHEMNRWQGLAGMTNIISVSCEGDGCRRAGGVAFLWKNDVNVSLLSHSLNHMDFIISLKDGSLSWRATGIYGYPEQNRKRLTWDLLRTLAGFHAQPAWMVFGDFNLTLSEAEKFGGAAPTLGLQEMFREVVQSCNLKDMGFEGHKYTWRNNQEGEDLIMARLDRCFVTPTWADLFPQAKALHLSFFASDHLPILIDTCPRRSIRGRGGRVLRFEECWLRDEECPTMLTELWNRGATDPYDRVNSCLVGLKRWAKRRFGNVPMEIKDTKEKLQELQEHIHEDGVLANIKNLEDRLDDLLESSPMAVEEICDVVRNRVSEAMFGVLDGDYTQKDVYEALNQMKPTAAPGPDG; encoded by the exons ATGAAAACACTTTTTTGGAACTGTCACGGGCTTGGGAACCGGCGCACAGTTCGAGCTCTGAAGGAGCTATGCAAAATACAAGATCCCACATGTCTTTTCTTGATggaaagaaagaggaaagatCATGAGATGAATCGTTGGCAAGGTCTAGCAGGAATGACGAATATTATTTCTGTTAGTTGTGAAGGAGATGGTTGTCGTAGGGCAGGAGGTGTAGCTTTTCTATGGAAGAATGATGTGAATGTCTCTTTGCTTTCTCACTCACTTAATCACATGGACTTTATTATTTCTTTGAAAGATGGATCCCTTTCATGGAGAGCAACTGGAATTTATGGGTATCCAGAGCAAAACCGAAAACGTCTCACGTGGGATCTTCTCAGAACCCTTGCAGGCTTTCACGCACAACCAGCATGGATGGTCTTTGGTGATTTTAATCTCACACTTTCTGAGGCTGAAAAATTTGGTGGTGCTGCTCCTACTTTGGGTCTTCAAGAGATGTTTCGTGAGGTTGTCCAAAGTTGCAATTTAAAGGACATGGGTTTTGAGGGGCATAAATATACTTGGAGGAATAATCAGGAAGGTGAGGATCTAATTATGGCTCGTTTGGATAGGTGTTTTGTTACTCCAACATGGGCAGATTTGTTCCCACAAGCAAAAGCACTTCACTTGTCATTCTTTGCATCTGATCACTTGCCTATCCTTATTGATACATGTCCAAGGCGCAGTATAAGAGGTAGAGGTGGTCGAGTTTTAAGATTTGAAGAATGTTGGCTCCGTGATGAGGAATGCCCTACTATGCTTACTGAATTGTGGAATAGAGGAGCAACAGATCCTTATGATCGGGTTAATTCTTGCTTGGTGGGATTGAAGCGGTGGGCCAAAAGAAGATTTGGTAATGTCCCTATGGAAATTAAAGACACAAAAGAAAAGTTGCAAGAGTTACAGGAGCATATTCATGAAGATGGGGTCTTGGCTAATATAAAGAATTTGGAGGACCGTTTGGATGATCTTTTGGAGA GCTCACCTATGGCAGTGGAGGAGATTTGTGATGTTGTGCGTAACCGGGTTTCAGAAGCGATGTTTGGAGTTCTTGATGGGGATTATACACAGAAGGACGTCTATGAGGCTTTGAATCAGATGAAGCCAACAGCAGCACCAGGGCCTGATGgatag